The genomic segment GGATAGATGAGCGTGAAAACTCAATGAACAGATGACGTGTGCGACTGCCTACTGTTTTTTTCCACACTCGCTCGCGTCAACCTGTACGGTCCTACGTAAGTCAGTTCACAATGAACTTGAACTATCTCCTAAAGTATAAAGTGTCAAGATTTTGTTAACTTTCATATACTTATTCTATTCCCATATAACGTTATAATTTAACTTCCTCCAAATTTATCCCAGGTTCATGTCTCCTCCGAGTCTGCCATTCCTGATCATTGCCGAGTGTTTTCATTAAGTGACGTGGAGAACAGTGCCTACCAACAACCATGCAATCACGAACACATCGAAGCCTGTGGCAGATGCCTTAAACTTACTCAGGTAAGTCATATGTTGAGGTCAATGAAGTGTATTTTTCgtttatttctttgatttcgATTTATACCTTCTGTACTCTTATGAAGACTGACCAGCTGGTGAGGGGAAGTGTATGAGAGTTACCTTATGACGTTAGTGTTTATAGTGTTTATTGTCCTATTTCTTAAGGTGCTAAACGAGATTCAAAAACGGGTGGAAATGAGACAATTCCTGTGCGAAGACGACAAAGATGAAATTATTTTCCTGGTCCAGAAAGCTAAACAAGCTATTTCAGAATGGAAAGCACACCAACTTCGAAGTGTTCATCAAGACGTTTCTCGGCTGGACGTTCTACAGTCTTTGAATTCATCCTGTGTACTGATTGTTCAAGACTTTGCTATGAAGTTTCTACCATCTCGGTACAGAGAAGCGCAGAGCGATTTCTTTGGAAAACGGGGTATTTCGTGGCATATTTCAGTGTGCCAAAGAAAAGCCGATGAACGCCTGGAGGCACAAACATTCATCCATATACTGGAATCTGGCCTTCAGGATAGTGAGACAGTAGTTTTGATTATGGAGCATGTGCTTCGTTCATTGAAGGAGCAGCACCCAGAGATAACTGCGGCATATTTCCGTCAGGAAAATGCTGGGTGTTATCACTCTTCATGTACCATTCTTTCTGCTAGGGTACTGTCAACGCGCAGTGGCGTGCAGGTAAAGCAAATCGATTTTAGTGATCCACAAGGCGGGAAAGGTTCCTGTGATAGGAAAGCTGCCCAAGTAAAGGCTCATGTTAAAAGTTACGTCAATGAAGGTAACTCTGTTACCACTCCGAGTGAGCTGAAAACGGCCATTGAATCACGTGGGGGCATCCCAGGGGTGCGCGTCGCAGTCGTGGGGACCAGCAATGACAATAGAAAAACCTACAAGTTGGAGGGTATCAACACCTTAAACAATTTTTCCTTCAGCGACCAGGGATTTTACGCTTTTAGAGCCTATGGTATCGGTCCTGGGAAATTTTTCGACTGGAAAATATTTGAAGCAGGTTAGTATATTGTAAGAAAGATTTTGTTAGATGACGCAAACCCAAAAGAGATCCACTCCAAAAATGCATTTGTCTTTTTGAAGAACAGCTTCCTTACGTAACATTGACCAAATCCATCTCCAGTGCTCAAAATTTTCTACTCCATGGATGCGTTTATGCTATGTTAATCAGTGAGACAATAATTCTTTGGTTGACATTGACTCCAGATTTGGATTCTGTAGGTGTCCCCGGGCCCAGTCTCTTGGGGAAAGTTTGCCGTCTCCTTGGTCAGCAGATGGTCGCCAGGCGCCGCTTGGTGGTAATCGAAAAACTTGGCTCTTTACATTAAGAATCGATGCGATCGCAAACAGTTAAACTATACAAAGACAAATAGGTGCTCTATAAATGTTTTGTTTATGCTAAAGATCACATAGTGACCGATTTCTGGGTACGAAATTGCAGCTGTCCAATTACAAGTCGTTGTAATAAATCAAGcgactttcttgtttttttttgtcattatgtACAAACTCATAGAATGTAATCTGGCTGCTGTTTTCTAATCTCGATAAGACATTTTTGGGTACAATGAAATGGTAATAATCGTCGCACGAATCAAGGATAAACGTGCCCAGAATTTAAACTCGCTTTCGCGTTACTTACTTTACCAAGTAAAATTGCTAACCCAGCTACTTCCTGGGTAGTAGCTCACTCATTATTAATATCGCTCCCACCCCTTAAACAGGaatatcaaaatgtgaatgtgtGAATTAACTACAtgtgttgaaagaaagttttcgtGAGCTGAGTGAATGAGTGATTTCTTGATTTTTACTCTTGTTTGGCATTTCCACCAAAAATATCATATTTTACTATACTCGCTTTTAATTTGTGCGATTGCTCCTGAGACACTGTTACACTCagcaataaatgaaatgaagtaCTCACAGAAGATGTTTTAGAAACAAACGTCTTTGAAATGTTGGACGGTTATTTTTCTTAACTGTATCACCGCTCTGTTTTGCAGTGCCAGAGGAGAGTGACTTTTCATGGCTTGAAAGCGTCTGCTTTGGTGACGGTGATTTTTCGGCGATATTTCAAAGAGGGGCACAAACCAAGATAACGGCTGATGTGTCAGATGCGAAACAAACTTGCAGGCTGGAAAAGGACGAAGACGCCTCAGATTCCGGTGACAGCACATTCCAGAGCTCAGATTCCAGTGATAGCAGCGACCAAGCTTCTACTAAAATATTTTCTTGCCCGGAGGAGGGCTGTACAAAGTCTTTTGTGCGATATTCCGCACTCGA from the Montipora capricornis isolate CH-2021 unplaced genomic scaffold, ASM3666992v2 scaffold_498, whole genome shotgun sequence genome contains:
- the LOC138036730 gene encoding uncharacterized protein; the protein is MRQFLCEDDKDEIIFLVQKAKQAISEWKAHQLRSVHQDVSRLDVLQSLNSSCVLIVQDFAMKFLPSRYREAQSDFFGKRGISWHISVCQRKADERLEAQTFIHILESGLQDSETVVLIMEHVLRSLKEQHPEITAAYFRQENAGCYHSSCTILSARVLSTRSGVQVKQIDFSDPQGGKGSCDRKAAQVKAHVKSYVNEGNSVTTPSELKTAIESRGGIPGVRVAVVGTSNDNRKTYKLEGINTLNNFSFSDQGFYAFRAYGIGPGKFFDWKIFEAVPEESDFSWLESVCFGDGDFSAIFQRGAQTKITADVSDAKQTCRLEKDEDASDSGDSTFQSSDSSDSSDQASTKIFSCPEEGCTKSFVRYSALERHCEYGVHIRSLEKFTLQDRAKLSYAQHLEEGQTKELSSVSLSGDPASPLLSMGLALKSKPKTARFSEKQKSFLESEFLEGERSSKKTTGEEVAKKMRKARDANNQRLFSIDEFLTPSQISSFLALRQKESS